A region from the Biomphalaria glabrata chromosome 14, xgBioGlab47.1, whole genome shotgun sequence genome encodes:
- the LOC106068761 gene encoding uncharacterized protein LOC106068761: MSCKKKTQTDRKVSTKIITEKNSTDLCVPQDTCGLNVCLKDQTDLADLSTLGDENQDTDSHHFTSDQSKVQSDEVEGPLLGDHETQESEGGEADLHKYLVGCKKNPGHRQFIPVDTFNLKHLPEGFQDKDLYECIKVIADLKARVSVDMSSPDRPEFYPKTTRPYPFYNMSERRNLRTGSGRVWFVNKF, from the exons ATGTCCTGCAAGAAAAAAACTCAAACTGATAGAAAAGTATCTACAAAGATAATAACAGAAAAA AACAGTACAGACCTTTGTGTTCCTCAAGACACCTGTGGACTTAATG tttGTCTAAAGGATCAGACTGACCTAGCAGACTTATCCACTCTTGGGGATGAGAACCAAGATACAG ATTCTCATCATTTCACCAGTGACCAGTCCAAAGTCCAGTCAGATGAGGTTGAAGGTCCACTACTTG GTGATCATGAAACTCAGGAGTCAGAAGGTGGAGAAGCTGATCTACACAAATATCTTGTGGGCTGTAAGAAGAATCCAGGTCATAGACAGTTTATACCTGTTGATACATTCAACTTGAAACATTTACCTGAAGGTTTTCAAGACAAAGATTTGTATGAATGCATCAAAGTTATAGCTGACCTCAAAGCTAGAGTTAGTGTGGATATGTCAAGTCCAGACAGACCAGAGTTTTATCCAAAGACAACTCGACCATATCCATTTTATAACATGAGTGAGAGAAGAAACTTGAGGACAGGAAGTGGAAGAGTGTGGTTTGTAAACAAGTTTTAA